In a genomic window of Sphingomonas lutea:
- a CDS encoding isovaleryl-CoA dehydrogenase — MTDASLDFDLGEMADTIRDSTQRFAADKIAPIAAKIDESDEFPRELWPQMGELGLHGITVEEEYGGLGLGYLEHVVAQEEVARASASVGLSYGAHSNLCVNQIRRWGNAEQKQKYLPKLISGEHVGSLAMSEAGAGSDVVGMKLKAEKSGNGYRLNGTKFWITNGGYADTLVVYAKTGEGSRGITTFLIEKGMDGFSIGQKMDKLGMRGSPTNELVFNDCFVPPENILGEENEGVAVLMSGLDYERTVLAGIQIGVMQACLDTVIPYVRERKQFGKPIGTFQLMQAKIADMYVALNSSRAYVYQVARACDAGKTTRHDAAGAILLASENAVKVANEAVQALGGAGYTKDWPVERYYRDAKLLDIGAGTNEIRRMLIGRELIGA, encoded by the coding sequence ATGACAGACGCATCCCTCGATTTCGACCTCGGCGAGATGGCCGACACCATCCGCGACAGCACCCAGCGCTTCGCCGCCGACAAGATCGCGCCGATCGCTGCCAAGATCGACGAAAGCGATGAATTCCCGCGCGAGTTGTGGCCGCAGATGGGCGAGCTCGGCTTGCACGGGATTACGGTCGAGGAAGAATATGGCGGGCTCGGCCTCGGCTATCTCGAGCATGTGGTGGCGCAGGAGGAAGTCGCGCGGGCGTCGGCCTCGGTTGGCCTCAGCTACGGCGCGCACTCCAACCTCTGCGTCAATCAGATCCGCCGATGGGGCAACGCCGAGCAGAAGCAGAAATACCTCCCCAAGCTGATCAGCGGCGAGCATGTCGGATCGCTGGCAATGAGCGAGGCGGGGGCGGGCAGCGACGTCGTCGGCATGAAGCTCAAGGCCGAAAAGAGCGGCAATGGCTACCGCCTCAACGGCACCAAATTCTGGATCACCAACGGCGGCTACGCCGATACGCTGGTCGTCTACGCCAAGACCGGCGAGGGAAGCCGCGGAATCACCACTTTCCTGATCGAAAAAGGCATGGACGGCTTCTCCATCGGCCAGAAGATGGACAAGCTCGGCATGCGTGGGTCACCGACCAACGAGCTGGTGTTCAACGATTGCTTCGTCCCGCCCGAGAACATCCTCGGCGAGGAGAATGAAGGCGTCGCGGTGCTGATGAGCGGGCTCGACTACGAACGCACGGTGCTCGCCGGAATCCAGATCGGCGTCATGCAGGCGTGCCTCGACACCGTCATCCCCTACGTCCGCGAGCGCAAGCAGTTCGGCAAGCCGATCGGCACCTTCCAGCTGATGCAGGCTAAGATCGCCGACATGTATGTCGCGCTCAATTCATCGCGCGCCTACGTCTACCAAGTCGCGCGGGCATGCGACGCGGGCAAGACCACGCGTCACGACGCCGCGGGCGCGATCCTGCTGGCCAGCGAGAATGCGGTGAAGGTCGCCAACGAGGCGGTGCAGGCACTGGGCGGCGCGGGCTACACGAAGGATTGGCCGGTCGAGCGTTATTACCGCGACGCCAAGCTGCTCGACATCGGCGCGGGCACCAACGAGATCCGTCGCATGCTGATCGGGCGGGAGCTGATCGGCGCATGA
- a CDS encoding endonuclease domain-containing protein, whose protein sequence is MTASRQAEEPPRNGEGDRGAKRRGGGVLVASTAAFARAKWERRSGNLPEVVLWRELRKRPGAYKFRRQHPISNCVVDFACLDRRLVIEIDGAAHDRGNRPERDVRRDAFLRSRGFEVIRIPAREILSNLAGAIAAIVLACDQRSPLHHQPAAGGPPPRSGEICKSQS, encoded by the coding sequence ATGACAGCAAGCAGGCAGGCTGAAGAACCTCCCCGAAACGGGGAGGGGGACCGCGGCGCGAAGCGGCGTGGTGGAGGGGTACTGGTCGCCAGCACTGCGGCTTTTGCACGCGCCAAGTGGGAACGCCGATCGGGCAATCTCCCCGAAGTCGTCCTCTGGCGCGAATTGCGCAAGCGCCCCGGCGCTTACAAGTTTCGTCGTCAGCATCCGATCAGCAACTGCGTCGTCGATTTCGCCTGCCTGGACCGCCGACTGGTGATCGAGATTGACGGGGCCGCTCATGACCGCGGCAATCGGCCCGAGCGCGACGTTCGTCGCGATGCGTTTCTGCGGTCGCGCGGTTTCGAAGTGATCAGGATCCCGGCGCGCGAGATCCTTTCGAATTTGGCGGGAGCCATTGCGGCGATCGTGCTGGCCTGCGACCAACGTTCACCCCTCCACCACCAGCCTGCGGCTGGCGGTCCCCCTCCCCGTAGCGGGGAGATTTGTAAGTCGCAGTCCTGA
- a CDS encoding thiolase family protein produces MATSADPTVILSIARTPMGAMQGALADVSATDLGATAVKAAVERAGVSGEDIDRIYMGCVLPAGLGQAPARQAALKAGLPKSVQATTVNKVCGSGMQTVIMGDEAIAAGNANFIIAGGMESMTNAPYLLKKHRSGARIGHDTAYDHMFLDGLEDAYEEGRAMGSFAQCTADEYQLTRQQMDDYAIESLNRAKSAIDKGGFKDEIVPVTISSRKGETIVDTDEAPGRGRPDKIPQLKPAFAKEGTITAATSSSISDGAAAVVLTSESKAREKGLEPVARIVATAAHAQEPAQFTVAPIGAIEKLLDKAGWKASDVDLWEVNEAFACVAMFAMKDLGIPHDKINVHGGATALGHPIGASGTRILVTLVNALKGKGLKKGVASLCIGGGEATAVAVELI; encoded by the coding sequence ATGGCCACTTCCGCCGACCCGACCGTCATCCTTTCGATTGCTCGCACCCCGATGGGCGCCATGCAGGGCGCGCTCGCCGATGTCTCCGCGACCGATCTCGGGGCGACGGCAGTCAAGGCGGCAGTCGAACGCGCGGGCGTCAGCGGCGAGGATATCGACCGCATTTACATGGGCTGCGTGCTTCCCGCTGGCCTCGGTCAGGCGCCGGCGCGCCAGGCGGCGCTCAAGGCGGGCCTGCCCAAGTCCGTCCAGGCGACCACGGTCAACAAGGTCTGCGGATCGGGCATGCAGACGGTGATCATGGGCGACGAGGCAATCGCCGCGGGCAACGCCAACTTCATCATCGCCGGCGGCATGGAGAGCATGACCAACGCCCCTTATCTGCTCAAGAAGCACCGTTCGGGCGCGCGGATCGGCCATGACACGGCCTACGATCACATGTTCCTCGACGGGCTCGAGGATGCCTACGAAGAGGGCCGCGCGATGGGCAGCTTCGCCCAGTGCACCGCCGACGAATATCAGCTCACTCGCCAGCAGATGGACGATTATGCGATCGAGAGCCTCAATCGCGCCAAATCTGCGATCGACAAGGGCGGGTTCAAGGACGAGATCGTGCCGGTGACGATCAGCAGCCGCAAGGGCGAGACGATCGTCGATACCGACGAAGCGCCGGGCCGCGGCCGCCCCGACAAGATTCCGCAGCTGAAGCCCGCCTTCGCCAAGGAAGGTACGATCACCGCCGCGACCTCATCGTCGATTTCCGACGGCGCCGCCGCGGTCGTGCTCACCAGCGAATCCAAAGCACGCGAAAAGGGCCTCGAGCCGGTCGCGCGCATCGTCGCGACCGCGGCCCATGCGCAGGAGCCGGCGCAGTTCACCGTCGCCCCGATCGGCGCGATCGAGAAGCTGCTCGACAAGGCCGGCTGGAAGGCCAGCGACGTCGATTTGTGGGAAGTCAACGAGGCGTTCGCCTGCGTCGCGATGTTCGCGATGAAGGACCTCGGCATCCCGCACGATAAGATCAATGTCCACGGCGGCGCCACCGCGCTCGGCCACCCCATCGGCGCCAGCGGCACGCGCATCCTCGTGACCCTCGTCAACGCGCTCAAGGGCAAGGGGCTTAAGAAGGGCGTCGCCAGCCTGTGCATCGGCGGTGGTGAAGCGACGGCGGTTGCAGTGGAGCTAATCTAA